One Armatimonadota bacterium genomic window carries:
- a CDS encoding alpha/beta fold hydrolase has protein sequence MLAAIAALSLAAKGTVVMIHGAGGGGWEYDKWRPVFEKAGWTVVNRDLVPVGGKYENTKFNDYVRQVLTWTPKHGKIVYIGASMGGILALKANEKHPASAVVLVNSVGPKGIGPKTDRKPNPPLVVWKDGPLKDTEDAMPDSDRETILWAWKRWRNESGAVMNQIHAGIPARRPKCPVLVVLGANDTDVPHATGLALAKWSSADVKTYENMSHVGPLMSTRAEGVASFVESWVNQKTN, from the coding sequence ATGCTCGCCGCCATCGCCGCCCTTTCCCTCGCCGCCAAAGGCACGGTCGTCATGATCCACGGTGCCGGCGGAGGTGGGTGGGAGTACGACAAGTGGCGTCCCGTCTTCGAAAAGGCCGGTTGGACCGTCGTCAATCGCGACCTCGTGCCCGTTGGTGGTAAGTACGAAAACACGAAGTTCAACGACTACGTCCGCCAGGTTCTGACGTGGACTCCCAAGCACGGCAAAATCGTCTACATCGGAGCCAGCATGGGCGGCATCCTCGCCCTCAAAGCCAACGAAAAGCATCCTGCCAGTGCCGTCGTCCTCGTGAACAGCGTCGGCCCGAAAGGCATCGGCCCCAAAACCGATCGCAAGCCCAACCCACCCCTCGTCGTCTGGAAGGATGGCCCCCTCAAAGACACCGAAGACGCCATGCCTGACAGCGATCGCGAGACGATCCTTTGGGCCTGGAAGCGCTGGCGAAACGAATCCGGCGCGGTCATGAACCAGATTCATGCAGGCATTCCCGCCCGAAGACCCAAGTGCCCCGTCCTCGTCGTCCTCGGCGCAAACGATACTGACGTCCCCCATGCGACCGGCCTCGCCCTCGCCAAATGGTCCTCTGCCGATGTCAAAACTTACGAAAACATGAGCCACGTCGGCCCCCTCATGAGCACCCGCGCCGAAGGAGTCGCCTCCTTTGTCGAAAGCTGGGTGAACCAGAAAACCAACTGA
- a CDS encoding tetratricopeptide repeat protein: MLKLKAASYYSRCRYEEAVDVYRRARVKNPADVDLLMGLAWALCHAMRFEDAEQAFSEALRNSPENVAAFHGLATVFGLRGEVDRELFCYQRILQIDPTDAFTNFVMGNTYTQMGEYAKAVTAYRRALFSYPNHTLILCSKASALMKIHRYDDAEADFRAVLQLKPDHRRALAGLAELELAVYAA; the protein is encoded by the coding sequence ATGTTGAAACTGAAGGCCGCTTCATATTATTCGCGTTGCCGGTACGAGGAGGCCGTTGATGTGTATCGACGGGCTCGGGTGAAGAACCCGGCGGACGTGGACCTTTTGATGGGATTGGCGTGGGCATTATGCCATGCGATGCGCTTCGAGGACGCCGAACAGGCGTTTTCCGAAGCGCTTCGCAATTCTCCCGAAAACGTTGCAGCTTTTCATGGGCTGGCGACGGTTTTTGGGTTGCGGGGGGAGGTGGACCGAGAGCTTTTCTGTTATCAGCGGATTCTGCAGATTGATCCGACGGATGCCTTTACGAATTTTGTGATGGGGAACACCTATACGCAGATGGGCGAATATGCGAAGGCAGTGACGGCGTATCGGCGAGCGCTGTTTTCGTATCCGAACCACACGCTGATTTTGTGCAGCAAGGCTTCGGCTTTGATGAAGATCCATCGGTATGACGATGCCGAAGCCGATTTTCGGGCGGTCCTGCAGTTGAAGCCGGACCATCGGCGGGCGTTGGCGGGTTTGGCCGAGTTAGAGCTTGCCGTTTATGCGGCGTGA
- the htpX gene encoding protease HtpX codes for MKRIALFLATNLMVMAMVAIVFSVFGLDGVFSQRGLNLTSLLVLSLVIGFGGSIVSLLMSRTMAKWMMKIELVTPQSGGGYGQIANDVYALARAANLKAMPEVGIYDSPEMNAFATGPSQSKSLVAVSTGLLAQMPRDQVQAVIAHEISHIKNGDMVTMTLIQGVVNTFAVFLARIVAYIASNFVDSRLAGLVYFLVSIVCQILFTILGSLITFAFSRAREYRADAGAAELVGKAGMIGALQTLQHGFEPLDAPNGLQTAKIADGKSRFSLFDSHPPLAKRIAALQQRA; via the coding sequence ATGAAACGAATCGCACTGTTTCTCGCCACGAACCTGATGGTCATGGCCATGGTCGCCATCGTCTTCTCGGTGTTCGGGCTGGACGGCGTCTTCTCGCAGCGCGGTCTTAACCTAACGTCGCTCCTCGTCCTGTCGCTGGTCATCGGCTTCGGCGGCTCCATCGTCAGCCTCCTGATGTCGCGCACCATGGCAAAGTGGATGATGAAGATCGAGCTCGTCACCCCGCAGTCCGGCGGTGGATACGGCCAAATCGCCAACGACGTCTACGCTCTCGCCCGAGCCGCGAACCTCAAAGCTATGCCCGAGGTCGGCATCTACGACAGCCCAGAGATGAATGCGTTCGCAACCGGCCCCAGCCAGAGCAAGTCCCTGGTCGCCGTCTCGACTGGTCTCCTGGCCCAGATGCCTCGCGACCAGGTCCAAGCCGTCATCGCCCACGAGATTTCGCACATCAAGAACGGCGACATGGTCACGATGACCCTGATTCAAGGCGTGGTCAACACCTTCGCCGTCTTCCTGGCCCGGATCGTCGCCTACATCGCATCGAACTTCGTCGACTCTCGCCTGGCCGGCCTGGTCTACTTCCTCGTGTCGATTGTCTGCCAAATCCTATTCACGATCCTCGGCTCGCTCATCACCTTCGCGTTCTCCCGAGCCCGCGAGTACCGAGCTGACGCCGGGGCCGCCGAATTGGTCGGCAAAGCGGGCATGATCGGCGCGCTCCAAACGCTCCAACACGGCTTCGAGCCACTGGATGCCCCGAACGGTCTTCAGACCGCAAAAATCGCCGATGGCAAGTCGAGATTCAGCCTCTTCGACTCCCACCCTCCGCTCGCAAAGCGGATTGCCGCCCTCCAGCAAAGAGCCTAA
- a CDS encoding phosphotransferase has protein sequence MHGIVVRLPEENKLITVRSLQKGVQRALFSTRQVVPVVRLHRRLTRSPQVQFQRIDFCRRGRDDFRRVRLLVLQGRSHDDGAEKHVVRILPRRPNTKPPVPKNYNTQAMTTQERIQSVIERHMPGASLVRTWPLSGGISAHMTAFEVEHHGANQKLIARQPNKWWFEQRPNAAQVEFDTLHSLFRMGLPVQEPLFVEPQSEAVPHPFFVMRYIEGRPEIAPTNVDSYLQKYADQLVAIHRTPTENLDIEPGLAESLPNRQTFNEALREPEIRAALVDRKRLDLNPSVLRHGDFWPGNILWRDGSIAAVIDWEEATIGNPLADLAICRLDLLWILDFDAVDKFTQLYLAQINLALDDLPWWDLWASLRPAANLPEWAPAYTALGRPDITAETMTRDHQAFVTQALKKLDK, from the coding sequence ATGCACGGGATCGTCGTGCGACTCCCCGAGGAAAATAAACTGATAACGGTCCGAAGCCTTCAAAAAGGCGTCCAGCGAGCTCTCTTTTCCACTCGTCAGGTCGTACCAGTTGTTCGCCTCCACCGTCGCCTGACCCGCTCGCCACAGGTTCAATTTCAGCGGATCGACTTCTGCCGGAGGGGTCGCGACGACTTTCGGCGCGTGCGCCTTCTGGTTCTGCAGGGCCGAAGCCACGACGATGGAGCTGAGAAGCATGTGGTTAGGATACTCCCGCGCCGCCCCAACACCAAACCGCCGGTGCCAAAGAACTACAATACACAAGCAATGACGACGCAGGAACGCATTCAATCCGTAATCGAACGGCACATGCCCGGCGCGTCACTCGTGCGAACTTGGCCCCTGTCCGGCGGCATCTCCGCCCACATGACCGCCTTCGAGGTCGAACACCATGGTGCCAACCAAAAGCTCATTGCCCGCCAACCCAACAAGTGGTGGTTCGAACAGCGTCCGAACGCCGCACAGGTCGAATTCGATACCCTTCATTCGCTCTTTCGCATGGGTCTCCCGGTCCAAGAACCGCTCTTCGTCGAGCCGCAATCCGAAGCCGTTCCCCACCCCTTCTTCGTCATGCGCTACATCGAGGGCCGACCCGAAATCGCGCCGACCAATGTGGATTCCTACCTCCAAAAGTACGCCGACCAACTCGTCGCCATCCATCGCACACCCACCGAAAACCTCGACATCGAACCCGGTCTTGCCGAATCCCTTCCCAACCGCCAGACCTTCAACGAGGCCCTTCGCGAACCCGAAATTCGCGCCGCTCTCGTCGACCGAAAGCGTCTAGACCTCAACCCTAGCGTCTTGCGCCACGGCGACTTCTGGCCCGGCAACATCCTGTGGCGCGACGGCAGCATCGCCGCCGTCATCGATTGGGAGGAGGCCACCATTGGCAATCCCCTCGCTGACCTTGCCATCTGCCGTCTCGACCTCCTCTGGATCCTCGACTTCGACGCCGTCGACAAATTCACCCAACTCTATCTAGCCCAAATAAACCTTGCTCTCGATGACCTGCCGTGGTGGGATTTGTGGGCCAGCCTCCGCCCCGCCGCCAACCTGCCCGAATGGGCGCCCGCCTACACCGCCCTCGGTCGCCCCGACATCACCGCCGAAACCATGACCCGGGATCACCAAGCCTTCGTCACCCAAGCTCTAAAGAAACTCGATAAGTGA
- a CDS encoding GntR family transcriptional regulator: MQLRISEQDGVPIYLQIVNQVKLLVASGRLEPGEELPAIRGLAEQLMVNPNTVARAYRELENEGVVTKKRTTGTYISEGAPRLSRPECIRILTERIDALLAEARQMNVPTHEILDLVRQRDEMMNTPQPVTNHE, encoded by the coding sequence ATGCAGTTACGAATCTCCGAACAGGACGGCGTCCCGATCTACCTTCAGATCGTGAACCAGGTGAAGCTCCTCGTCGCCTCGGGCCGACTGGAGCCCGGCGAGGAACTCCCCGCCATCCGCGGCCTCGCCGAGCAACTGATGGTGAACCCCAACACCGTCGCCCGCGCTTACCGAGAACTCGAAAACGAGGGCGTAGTGACCAAAAAGCGCACCACCGGAACCTATATCTCCGAAGGCGCTCCCCGCCTCTCTCGCCCCGAGTGCATCCGCATTCTCACCGAACGCATCGACGCTCTTCTCGCCGAAGCTCGGCAAATGAACGTCCCCACCCACGAAATTTTAGACCTCGTCCGCCAACGCGACGAGATGATGAACACGCCCCAACCGGTAACGAACCATGAGTGA
- a CDS encoding ATP-binding cassette domain-containing protein, producing the protein MSDAVIQIDNLSRRFGSKLALDNVSLTVQPGTVMGLVGENGAGKTTLIKHVLGLLRAQQGSVQVFGLDPVAYPEKVLAQIGYLSEEGDIPLWMKVHELMRYASAFYPTWDDQYAQSLLKEFNLDPGAKLGKLSKGQRSRAGLLVAMSYRPQLLVLDEPSSGLDPIVRRDILGAIIRTIADDGRTVLFSSHLLSEVERVSDQISMVKGGRIVLSDSLDSVKEKHLRVTLLFESDRDVAPSIPGCLAWTGRGREWSTTFFGETELFEASAAEIGAQIVDRSGLSLDEIFVARVGAA; encoded by the coding sequence ATGAGTGACGCAGTAATTCAAATCGACAACCTCTCCCGCCGATTCGGCTCCAAACTGGCCCTCGACAACGTCTCGCTCACGGTTCAGCCCGGCACCGTCATGGGCTTGGTCGGAGAAAACGGCGCGGGCAAAACCACCCTCATCAAGCACGTCCTCGGACTCCTCCGCGCCCAACAGGGCTCGGTCCAGGTCTTCGGCCTCGATCCCGTCGCCTACCCGGAAAAGGTCCTCGCCCAGATCGGCTACCTTAGCGAAGAAGGCGATATCCCCCTCTGGATGAAGGTCCACGAGCTAATGCGCTACGCCAGCGCTTTCTACCCAACCTGGGACGACCAATACGCCCAAAGCTTGCTGAAGGAATTCAACCTCGACCCCGGCGCAAAGCTCGGAAAGCTCTCGAAAGGCCAGCGCTCGCGGGCCGGACTTCTCGTCGCCATGTCCTACCGGCCCCAACTGCTCGTCCTCGACGAACCCTCGTCTGGCCTCGATCCGATCGTCCGCCGCGACATCCTCGGTGCCATCATCCGCACCATCGCCGACGACGGCCGTACCGTCCTCTTTTCGTCCCACCTCCTCAGCGAAGTCGAGCGCGTTTCTGATCAAATTTCAATGGTAAAAGGTGGACGAATCGTCCTTTCCGATTCCCTCGACAGCGTGAAAGAAAAGCATCTCCGCGTCACCCTCTTGTTCGAGTCCGACCGCGATGTTGCCCCCAGCATCCCCGGCTGTTTGGCCTGGACCGGTCGCGGACGGGAGTGGTCCACCACCTTCTTCGGCGAAACCGAATTGTTCGAAGCCTCCGCCGCCGAAATCGGCGCTCAGATCGTCGACCGGTCGGGCCTCTCCCTCGATGAAATCTTCGTCGCTCGGGTCGGTGCAGCATGA
- a CDS encoding glucose 1-dehydrogenase — protein sequence MSKKLEGKVAVVTGGSTGIGLATAQEFVNEGATVYITGRRQNQLDEAVKLIGGNVKAVRSDVSNLGDLDSLYETIAQDGHKIDVLFANAGGGELAPLGSITEEQFDKMFDINVKGLLFSVQKALPIFNDGGSIILNASVASIKGMPAFSVYSATKAAVRSFARSWANDLKDRKIRVNSISPGPIDTPIIEGITGSKEGADQFKEQVTTMVPLGRVGEPVEIGRAAVFLASGDSSYVNGVELFVDGGLGQV from the coding sequence ATGTCAAAGAAACTTGAAGGAAAAGTCGCAGTCGTCACCGGCGGAAGCACAGGCATCGGTTTGGCTACGGCCCAGGAGTTCGTCAACGAGGGTGCGACCGTCTACATCACGGGACGACGCCAGAATCAACTGGATGAAGCGGTCAAGCTCATCGGCGGCAACGTGAAGGCAGTTCGGAGCGACGTTTCTAACCTTGGCGACCTCGATTCGCTCTACGAGACGATTGCTCAGGACGGCCACAAGATCGATGTCCTGTTTGCGAATGCGGGCGGCGGCGAATTGGCCCCGCTGGGATCGATTACGGAAGAGCAGTTCGACAAGATGTTCGACATCAACGTCAAGGGCTTGCTGTTCAGCGTACAGAAGGCGCTTCCGATCTTCAACGATGGCGGATCGATCATCTTGAACGCATCGGTGGCGAGCATCAAGGGCATGCCGGCGTTCAGCGTTTACAGTGCGACGAAGGCGGCGGTTCGATCCTTTGCGCGAAGCTGGGCGAACGATCTGAAGGATCGAAAGATTCGCGTGAATTCGATCAGCCCCGGCCCGATCGATACTCCGATCATCGAGGGCATCACGGGCAGCAAGGAAGGTGCCGACCAGTTCAAGGAGCAGGTGACGACGATGGTTCCGTTGGGTCGCGTTGGCGAGCCGGTCGAGATTGGTCGTGCGGCGGTGTTTCTTGCCTCGGGCGACAGCAGTTATGTGAACGGTGTTGAGCTGTTTGTGGATGGAGGATTGGGGCAGGTTTGA